Below is a window of Bacteroidales bacterium DNA.
GTAATATGGATAATTATACAGCGGGAACGGCTTATACAACTATGGTAAATAAAGGTTTATCTAAAATCGATTACACAGGAACAGATGTTACAACGGATTCTGACTTTGCTATAGACCAAATAAACAATAAAATTGTAATCGTTCGCCCAGTACACCCGAATCCATCAATTTATCCTACCCATATTGAAGAAGCTGTTGAAGTTGCTTATATGCCCTTAGATGATTTTCTACGTTCTACCGGGGAATGGACTCCGATATTGCGTATTACTCCTGAAATTTCGGGCTATCCGCGAAATCATAATCCGGGAATTGAACGTAATGCCTATGGTGAAATCGAAAATTGGGAAGAGCCAGTAATATATTACACTGTGAGTTTAGCGGCGCCTGATGTAGAGCCATCAGGCACAAAATTTGCAGAATGGACATATCATATTTGGAGAGGAAATGTGGTAAAAAAATAAATTAGTTAAATCTTAAAATTTGAACACTATGAATAAAAAAAATTTCATGATTTGTGCAGCGATTATGCTGCTGGCAGTATGGAGTTGTGAAGACAAAAACAACGCTGAAATTCAAATTCCTTATTTTTCTGTCAGACCATCGGCAATTACGCCGACATCAGGAGCGGGAACTTATGAATTAACAATAAAAGGATATTTGGGATGGACAGCTACCGTAGATGCTTCTTGGTGTACATTAAGCGAAACTACCGGAACGGGTGAAAAAGTTATTACGGTGTCGGTGGAAGCAAATCCGATTATTAGTATGCGTTCGGCTTTTATTACGGTAACGGCTGAAGACATGGTGCGTAAAGTAAAAGTTCTGCAAGATCATATAACATTAGGGCCGGGAGAGGTGTTGATTGATGGCATTATTTGGTCGACAAGAAATGTCGGAAACCCCGGTGAATTTACTGCCGAACCCGATGTGCAAGGGCTGTTGTACCAGTTTAATCGCAAGGTCGGTTATCCTGCTACAGGAGTGGTGAGCCCTGCAAATTGGCCTGCAAGCTATGTAAATGACAACACCGATTGGTTGCCCGAAAACGACCCCTGTCCGGAAGGTTGGCGTGTACCTACCCAAGATGAATTAGTAAATGTATGGACTATTGGCGCGACATGGAGATCTCCTGCTCAAACAGGATTTGCAATAGGTGGAGTAGTAATTGGAATCATCCCTGAAATGGCTGCAGATGCTACAAAAACAGACATGAAAGGAGGAATATTTTTACCGCAAAGTGGTTGGCGTACCGAAACTGGTGCTCTCGATCGCGATTGGCTGTGTGCTGTGTCTTGTGGCACTCAAGATGGCACTCATAATGGAAGAGTTATGCCTCATAGAGATGCCGGAAGTTATAATTGCCCAACTTGCGGCTCTGA
It encodes the following:
- a CDS encoding BACON domain-containing protein, giving the protein MNKKNFMICAAIMLLAVWSCEDKNNAEIQIPYFSVRPSAITPTSGAGTYELTIKGYLGWTATVDASWCTLSETTGTGEKVITVSVEANPIISMRSAFITVTAEDMVRKVKVLQDHITLGPGEVLIDGIIWSTRNVGNPGEFTAEPDVQGLLYQFNRKVGYPATGVVSPANWPASYVNDNTDWLPENDPCPEGWRVPTQDELVNVWTIGATWRSPAQTGFAIGGVVIGIIPEMAADATKTDMKGGIFLPQSGWRTETGALDRDWLCAVSCGTQDGTHNGRVMPHRDAGSYNCPTCGSDKAWAVAVRCVKDIN